A region from the Salidesulfovibrio onnuriiensis genome encodes:
- a CDS encoding ARMT1-like domain-containing protein: MGFDTSSFESVLDINYGIDPELDALLLHFMTENHLEYSIDPSKNASREQIRFMVALDNNEFYAPCSDWMFLQLLKPGLPKELLREYILQWRVFVRLAREYCPDRYLRRRFVALCRHKFRMALASPIVLPSRLMKRMITILMTQSGIDDPYRPQRKALNEKAGEVVGGKAFDSMINACPEAHAACVRIDDLRFNIDMVEVERLMRLSTMTDLWRAEEFCEEKLRSCGLDEEMQAGKGEFAAVAEALGARSDGPLRILLLPKRSGGLMFDIRLVRALLRMGHKVILALKEGFYFDHPTVWDRDGDPVLDEALRGAYFADNDRLSKNELLSIMRENSFVVISDGTRERFNPYRTSVTFARAWKECDLVLAKGEGKFRRFVESSHRFTRDIVSYFRDDSGRFHLHYKPKAERVTKFSEGYIREKAEAIISEMRQARNKGKAVIFYSGIVGSVPGQTEMAIKIMTTHVKHLRTKLENVYIINPAEHFEEGMDADDLMFMWEMVQRSGYINIWRFQSHSDIEEAFGLMDMKVPPVWAGKDSTYSTGCTKEMHIALDVQRKQPELQIIGPSPDKFFRRKEYGVGRFCDVAIDTCN; this comes from the coding sequence GTGGGCTTTGATACGTCTTCTTTCGAGTCGGTGCTGGACATCAACTACGGGATCGATCCCGAGCTGGATGCCCTGTTGCTCCACTTCATGACCGAGAATCATCTGGAATACAGCATAGATCCGTCCAAGAACGCCTCGCGCGAACAGATCCGCTTCATGGTGGCCCTGGACAACAACGAGTTCTATGCCCCGTGCTCGGACTGGATGTTCCTGCAACTGCTCAAGCCCGGGCTGCCCAAGGAGCTTCTGCGCGAATACATCCTGCAATGGCGCGTGTTCGTGCGTCTGGCCCGCGAATACTGTCCGGACCGCTATCTCCGGCGGCGTTTCGTTGCCCTGTGCCGCCACAAGTTCCGCATGGCCCTGGCCTCGCCCATCGTGCTTCCCTCCCGGCTCATGAAGCGCATGATCACCATCCTCATGACCCAGAGCGGCATTGACGATCCCTACCGTCCCCAGCGCAAGGCCCTGAATGAAAAGGCAGGGGAGGTCGTGGGCGGCAAGGCCTTCGACTCCATGATCAACGCCTGCCCCGAGGCCCATGCCGCCTGTGTCCGCATCGATGACCTGCGCTTCAACATCGACATGGTGGAGGTGGAGCGGCTCATGCGTCTTTCCACCATGACCGACCTGTGGCGGGCCGAGGAATTTTGCGAGGAAAAGCTTCGCTCCTGCGGCCTGGACGAGGAGATGCAGGCGGGCAAGGGGGAATTCGCGGCCGTGGCCGAGGCTCTGGGCGCGCGAAGCGACGGCCCGCTGCGCATCCTGCTGCTGCCCAAGCGTTCCGGCGGCCTCATGTTCGACATCCGCCTGGTCCGCGCCCTGCTGCGCATGGGGCACAAGGTCATTCTGGCCCTCAAGGAAGGGTTCTATTTCGACCATCCCACGGTGTGGGACCGCGACGGCGATCCCGTGCTGGACGAGGCCCTGCGCGGAGCCTATTTTGCGGACAACGACAGGCTTTCCAAGAATGAGCTCCTGTCCATCATGCGCGAGAACTCCTTTGTGGTCATTTCCGACGGTACGCGGGAGCGGTTCAATCCCTACCGCACCAGCGTCACGTTCGCCCGCGCCTGGAAGGAGTGCGACCTGGTGCTGGCCAAGGGCGAGGGCAAGTTCCGGCGTTTCGTGGAGTCCAGCCACCGCTTTACCCGCGACATCGTCAGCTATTTCCGGGACGACTCCGGTCGTTTCCACCTGCATTACAAACCCAAGGCCGAGCGGGTCACCAAGTTCAGCGAGGGCTATATCCGCGAAAAGGCGGAGGCCATCATTTCCGAGATGCGCCAGGCCCGGAACAAGGGCAAGGCGGTCATCTTCTATTCCGGCATCGTGGGCAGCGTCCCGGGCCAGACCGAGATGGCCATCAAGATCATGACCACCCACGTGAAGCATTTGCGGACCAAGCTGGAGAATGTCTACATCATCAACCCCGCCGAACATTTCGAGGAGGGCATGGATGCGGACGACCTCATGTTCATGTGGGAGATGGTCCAGCGCAGCGGCTACATAAACATCTGGCGGTTCCAGAGCCATTCGGATATTGAAGAGGCCTTCGGTCTCATGGACATGAAGGTGCCCCCGGTCTGGGCCGGAAAGGATTCCACCTATTCCACGGGCTGTACCAAGGAGATGCACATCGCCTTGGACGTTCAGCGCAAACAGCCGGAACTGCAGATTATCGGCCCCAGCCCGGACAAGTTCTTCCGACGCAA